A genomic stretch from Lathyrus oleraceus cultivar Zhongwan6 chromosome 2, CAAS_Psat_ZW6_1.0, whole genome shotgun sequence includes:
- the LOC127118039 gene encoding protein disulfide isomerase-like 2-3, translated as MAKPLFIALTTFLFIFNLVPSYALYGSSSPVLQLTPANFNKKVLNSNGVVLVEFFAPWCGHCKALTPIWEKAATVLKGVVTVAALDAEAHQALAQQYGIKGFPTIKVFAPGKPPVDYQGARDVKPIAEFALQQVKVLLKERLGGKATGGSNEKKETTASSSVELNSSNFDELVIKSKELWIVEFFAPWCGHCKKLAPEWKRASNNLKGKVKLGHVDCDADKSLMSRFNVQGFPTILVFGADKDTPVPYEGARTASAIESFALEQLETNVAPPEVTELYSADILEEKCGSAAICFVAFLPDILDSKAEGRNKYLQQLLTVAEQFKRSPYSYAWVAAGKQPDLEQNVGVGGYGYPALVALNIKKAVYAPLKSAFELDQIIEFVKEAGRGGKGNLPLGGTPTIVKTEPWDGKDGEIIEEDEFSLEELMGEDASSKDEL; from the exons ATGGCAAAGCCCTTATTCATTGCTCTAACTACCTTCCTTTTCATCTTCAATCTCGTCCCTTCTTACGCACTATACGGTTCTTCCTCGCCCGTTCTTCAGCTCACTCCTGCCAACTTCAATAAAAAG GTTTTGAATTCAAATGGAGTTGTTCTTGTTGAATTCTTTGCTCCATGGTGTGGACACTGTAAGGCTCTGACCCCTATATGGGAGAAGGCAGCTACTGTATTAAAGGGTGTGGTTACTGTGGCGGCACTTGACGCTGAGGCTCACCAGGCTCTGGCTCAG CAATATGGTATTAAAGGATTTCCAACTATTAAAGTGTTTGCACCTGGAAAACCACCGGTTGATTACCAAGGAGCAAGAGATGTCAAACCAATTGCAGAATTTGCACTTCAACAG GTAAAGGTTCTTTTGAAGGAACGATTAGGTGGAAAAGCAACAGGGGGATCAAATGAGAAAAAGGAAACCACTGCTTCTTCTTCGGTAGAATTGAACTCTAGTAACTTTGATGAATTGGTTATCAAAAGCAAAGAACTTTGGATTGTAGAATTTTTTGCACCTTG GTGTGGACATTGTAAAAAATTAGCTCCTGAGTGGAAAAGAGCGTCCAATAATTTGAAAGGGAAGGTTAAACTGGGTCATGTTGACTGTGATGCTGATAAG TCTCTAATGAGCAGGTTCAATGTTCAAGGATTCCCAACAATATTGGTATTTGGAGCCGATAAAGATACTCCAGTTCCTTACGAGGGTGCAAGAACTGCCTCAGCTATCGAATCATTCGCATTAGAACAGCTCGAAACAAATGTTGCCCCTCCAGAAGTGACAGAGCTATATAGTGCA GATATTTTGGAAGAGAAATGTGGTTCTGCAGCTATCTGTTTTGTTGCCTTCCTTCCCGACATTTTGGATTCCAAGGCTGAGGGGAGGAACAAATACCTTCAGCAGTTATTAACCGTTGCAGAGCAGTTCAAAAGGAGCCCTTACAG CTACGCATGGGTAGCCGCCGGTAAGCAGCCAGATCTTGAGCAGAATGTTGGTGTTGGTGGGTATGGTTATCCAGCTTTAGTAGCCTTGAACATTAAGAAAGCTGTTTATGCTCCTCTCAAGAGTGCTTTTGAACTTGACCAAATTAT AGAATTTGTGAAAGAAGCTGGACGCGGCGGCAAAGGGAACTTGCCCTTGGGAGGTACTCCTACCATTGTAAAGACAGAACCATGGGATGGAAAAGATGGAGAAATAATTGAAGAGGATGAATTTTCTCTTGAAGAACTCATGGGAGAAGATGCCTCAAGCAAAGATGAACTATAA